Proteins from a genomic interval of Medicago truncatula cultivar Jemalong A17 chromosome 3, MtrunA17r5.0-ANR, whole genome shotgun sequence:
- the LOC112417850 gene encoding uncharacterized protein, with amino-acid sequence MFLTGVPSLSIKTLLQELKTLLDSSSDLDHLVSNKESKSKLISLLHGLNQHQGLLPSDVKEFVEKVNTFFNNIINKHATYQQLLTKHKQLLDLKPGLLEKLLIAKSKQFHIVSEASTANAQIHKRSLEIDELRKQLEDLENQIDDLKSVVNKCDVQKEELNAECSEWAQQSKEFASALASTEVDLREAERARNLATEGFSNLKSSFPTF; translated from the coding sequence ATGTTTCTTACTGGAGTGCCAAGTTTGTCCATTAAAACTTTACTTCAAGAACTGAAGACTTTGTTGGACTCATCATCAGACCTTGACCATCTTGTATCTAACAAAGAGTCCAAATCgaaattgatttctcttttgcaTGGATTGAATCAGCATCAAGGACTCTTACCTTCTGATGTGAAGGAGTTTGTTGAGAAAGTGAATACCTTCTTCAATAACATCATTAACAAACACGCCACTTATCAACAACTACTTACGAAGCATAAGCAACTTCTTGATTTGAAACCCGGTCTTTTGGAAAAGCTTTTGATTGCAAAGAGTAAGCAATTCCACATTGTCAGTGAAGCTTCAACTGCCAATGCTCAGATACATAAACGCTCTTTGGAAATTGATGAACTTAGAAAACAGTTGGAAGATCTTGAGAATCAAATAGATGATTTGAAGTCAGTAGTAAACAAATGTGATGTTCAGAAGGAAGAGTTGAACGCTGAATGCAGTGAGTGGGCACAACAAAGTAAAGAATTTGCTTCAGCACTTGCATCAACCGAGGTCGACTTAAGAGAAGCTGAGCGTGCGAGGAATTTGGCAACAGAAGGCTTTTCTAATTTAAAGTCTTCGTTTCCTACATTTTAG
- the LOC120579525 gene encoding uncharacterized protein — MGKCEGVEDERAISDTWHLRELSVNVEHFLSLEKLKVHDSKVENIFCLNEVSEQQMNFGLQDIELHNLPMITCLFKGCKNYFSLKNLTKMNIKGCEKLEFVFSTSIIMCLPQLLHIRIEECKELKHMIEDDLESKKSSNFMATKTVCFPKLKTLVVKRCKMLKYVFPISICKELPELQFLIIREANELEEIFVCEEGDEKVNIPKLEFVAFVNLPSLCQTQGIHFQAVQNRIIQNCQELSLTNAITEFLREYTIHYISDYYLRKDINSAIDHLREETRDRDTCNDDSEIEVTILTSSQGIEITVEEVTALTNTKTLKSSTYSKSLSSSSQDEIIQEGSTSGTKNDQDIQLVDLTQKSVRLSIEDIDNVASQETSQTNTNQVSLSHNIKEQFPMDDEIISKSKPSPSIISPIACQFPLIPSKDFDLYLHMESLYQQFQEVSKGHINSNENQSAQITKEFAAWIEAEAASRHKSTSSQLEVSASERLAGATLSTISETIDEPPIQLVAPKQKAFPLFS, encoded by the exons GAATTGAGTGTGAACGTTGAGCATTTCCTCTCCTTGGAAAAGCTGAAGGTACATGATTCCAaagtagaaaatatattttgtctcaATGAAGTAAGTGAGCAGCAGATGAACTTTGGGTTGCAAGACATTGAGTTGCATAATCTACCTATGATAACATGTCTTTTTAAGGGttgcaaaaattatttttccctcaaaaacCTTACTAAGATGAACATTAAGGGATGTGAAAAATTGGAATTTGTTTTCTCTACTTCTATAATAATGTGCCTACCGCAGTTGCTTCATATAAGAATTGAAGAATGCAAGGAGTTGAAGCAtatgattgaagatgatttggagAGTAAAAAATCCTCAAATTTTATGGCTACCAAGACTGTATGCTTCCCAAAGCTAAAAACACTTGTGGTAAAAAGGtgcaaaatgttaaaatatgtgTTTCCAATCTCCATATGTAAAGAGCTTCCTGAGCTACAGTTTCTAATTATAAGAGAAGCAAATGAGCTAGAGGAAATATTTGTATGTGAAGAAGGTGATGAGAAAGTCAATATTCCAAAACTGGAATTTGTAGCATTTGTCAACCTACCAAGTCTCTGCCAGACTCAAGGAATTCATTTTCAGGCTGTACAAAATCGTATTATCCAAAATTGTCAAGAACTCTCTCTGACTAACGCAATAACAGAATTCTTAAGAGAATACACAATTCATTATATCTCAG ATTATTATCTGCGTAAGGATATCAATTCTGCAATTGATCATTTGCGAGAAGAGACCAGAGACCGCGATACCTGTAATGATGATTCTGAAATTGAAGTTACTATATTGACTTCTTCACAG GGTATCGAGATAACTGTTGAAGAAGTAACTGCATTAACTAATACCAAGACATTAAAATCCTCGACTTATTCAAAATCACTCAGTTCATCTTCCCAG GATGAAATCATTCAAGAGGGTTCTACGTCAGGAACAAAGAATGACCAAGATATTCAATTAGTTGATCTTACACAAAAG AGTGTCAGGTTAAGTATTGAAGATATTGATAATGTTGCCTCTCAGGAAACATCTCAGACTAATACCAATCAAG TTTCTCTAAGCCATAATATTAAGGAGCAGTTTCCTATGGATGATGAAATAATTTCCAAATCAAAACCCTCTCCCAGCATCATATCTCCTATTGCATGTCAGTTTCCTTTAATTCCTTCGAAAG attttgatttgTATTTGCATATGGAGAGTTTATATCAACAATTTCAAGAAGTTTCTAAGGGTCACATTAACAGTAATGAAAATCAAAGTGCACAAATCACTAAAGAATTTGCAGCCTGGATTGAAGCGGAAGCAGCATCAAGGCACAAGTCGACTTCTTCACAG TTGGAGGTCTCTGCATCAGAAAGATTAGCAGGTGCAACTTTGTCCACCATTTCAGAAACAATCGATGAGCCACCTATACAATTAGTTGCTCCTAAACAAAAGGCATTTCCCTTATTTTCCTAG